Proteins encoded together in one Mus caroli chromosome 4, CAROLI_EIJ_v1.1, whole genome shotgun sequence window:
- the Angptl3 gene encoding angiopoietin-related protein 3, whose protein sequence is MHTIKLFLFVVPLVIASRVDPDLSSFDSAPSEPKSRFAMLDDVKILANGLLQLGHGLKDFVHKTKGQINDIFQKLNIFDQSFYDLSLRTNEIKEEEKELRRTTSKLQVRNEEVKNMSVELNAKLESLLEEKTALQHKVRALEEQLTNLILSPAGAQEHPEVASLKSFVEQQDNSIRELLQSVEEQYKQLSQQHIQIKEIENQLRKTGIQEPTENSLSSKSRAPRTTPPHHLNETKNIEQDDLPADCSAVYNRGEHTSGVYTIKPSNSQGFNVYCDTQSGSSWTLIQHRKDGSQDFNETWENYEKGFGSLNGEFWLGLEKIYALVQQSNYILRLELQDWKDSKHYAEYSFHLGSHETNYTLHVAEIAGNIPGALPEHTDLMFSTWNHRAEGQLYCPESYSGGWWWNDICGENNLNGKYNKPRTKSKPERRRGIYWRPQSRKLYAIKSTKMMLQPTT, encoded by the exons ATGCACACAATTAAACTATTCCTTTTTGTTGTTCCTTTAGTAATTGCATCCAGAGTGGATCCAGACCTTTCATCATTTGATTCTGCACCTTCAGAGCCAAAATCAAGATTTGCTATGTTGGATGATGTCAAAATTTTAGCCAATGGCCTCCTGCAGCTGGGTCATGGTCTTAAAGATTTTGTCCATAAGACTAAGGGACAGATTAACGACATATTTCAGAAGCTCAACATATTTGATCAGTCTTTTTATGACCTATCACTTCGAACCaatgaaatcaaagaagaggaaaaggagctaAGAAGAACCACATCTAAACTACAAGTCAGAAACGAGGAGGTGAAGAACATGTCAGTAGAACTGAACGCAAAGCTTGAGAGTCTGCTGGAAGAGAAGACAGCCCTTCAACACAAGGTCAGGGCTTTGGAGGAGCAGCTAACCAACTTAATTCTAAGCCCAGCTGGGGCTCAGGAGCACCCAGAAGTAGCATCACTCAAA AGTTTTGTAGAACAGCAAGATAACAGCATAAGAGAACTCCTCCAGAGTGTGGAAGAACAGTATAAACAATTAAGTCAACAGCACATTcagataaaagaaatagaaaaccag CTCAGAAAGACTGGCATTCAAGAACCCACAGaaaattctctttcttctaaATCAAGAGCACCAAGAACTACTCCCCCTCATCATctgaatgaaacaaaaaatatagaACAAGATG ACCTTCCTGCCGACTGCTCTGCCGTTTATAACAGAGGCGAACACACAAGTGGTGTGTATACTATTAAACCAAGCAACTCCCAAGGGTTTAATGTCTACTGTGATACCCAATCAG GCAGTTCATGGACATTAATTCAACACCGGAAAGATGGCTCACAGGACTTCAACGAAACATGGGAAAACTATGAAAAGGGCTTTGGGAGCCTCAACG GAGAATTTTGGTTGGGCCTAGAGAAGATCTACGCTCTAGTCCAACAGTCTAACTACATTTTACGCCTCGAGCTACAAGACTGGAAAGACAGCAAGCACTACGCTGAATActcctttcacctgggcagtCACGAAACCAACTACACGCTACATGTGGCTGAGATTGCTGGCAATATCCCCGGGGCCCTCCCAGAGCACACAGACCTGATGTTTTCTACATGGAATCACAGAGCAGAGGGACAGCTCTACTGTCCAGAAAGTTACTCAG GTGGCTGGTGGTGGAATGACATATGTGGAGAAAACAACCTAAATGGAAAATACAACAAACCCAGAACCAAATCCAAaccagagaggagaagagggatcTACTGGAGGCCTCAGAGCAGAAAGCTCTACGCTATCAAATCAACCAAAATGATGCTGCAGCCCACCACCTAA